From one Rosa rugosa chromosome 4, drRosRugo1.1, whole genome shotgun sequence genomic stretch:
- the LOC133741929 gene encoding TMV resistance protein N-like isoform X1 — protein sequence MTTKTDLSSSSSFPKLTYDVFLSFRGKDTRTNFTDHLYTALNQKGINTFRDDEELERGESIGPNLLKAIKESRYVIVVFSQNYADSSWCLDELAKVGKCMKKRGQKVLPVFYHVDPSVVRRQTGEHFGKAFEKHQKRHPDKVKGWKDALADVGNLSGWHLKDGYESKVIQEIVEKIFTELNQIIPTPEGLVGMDSHLNEMLSYLDIGCPDVRIIGICGMGGIGKTTIADVVFKRVQAQFEGCIFLENVREEIEKQGAVHLQEKLLSNLLKCSVNLQTTKMGKDTIRHRLCTKKVLLILDDVDQEEQLEALCNRTWFGPESRIIITCRDEHLLSIVEGDKVYKVNPLSDAEALQLFSMKAFKKDQLVGEEILKLSKELLKYANGLPLAIEVLGGLVKGRGVELWSSALERLKENPDKKIIKVLKVSYDGLEPREQKIFLDIACFLKGVSIDRVRRILQGSNDYCPDFDIKVLLDKSMVTKFGKKLWMHDLIQEMGWEVVRQEYPNNPEKRRRLWLPEEIFHVLDRSKATSAVESIFLQCPIEDDVVHSIDTFSNMDRLRLLKIWKVKFSGNITYLSNELQYLDWHECPLDSFPSDFQPDKLVELHMCISSIKQLWRGKKGWSMLRHLDLTGSQYLMSTPDFTEVPNLETLVLPLCTSLVKVHPSLGFLKKLVSLNMTFCVSIESIPPFTSLECLQILRLSFCLGLKKFPEIEGNMKSLLELHLDGTRIEELPPSIERLTGLTMLNLAYCNKLLHLPNTIGCLTSLKSLNLTSCSKIHEIPENLNGMKCLERLCIGGTSIRKLSFIVCMKNLQYLSCRGCTCLVSESFKVLASLSNLTELDLSCCNLMDGAFLNDFGSLISLRELDLSENCFVRLPESISQISKLEILHLNNCRQLQLLPKKLPFRLQHVYAHDCTSLTDYPNQTRVLTSIESGVTTINSLPSYAPGDPQDFRTWSFPTDGGGSPELRLTHGHAEGKRVARMSLPNPVYGTEVELLPPSKLLFTLHPENEIPEWFSTTSTRNPISIQIPSNLADDNTWKGVAACAVFSVKRRNTTTLSVTEPDPEFSKYLYQIRMETDAFSLKPYAIDWEEQLRPLGSSPHLLMIFYLPSLAFPEQGLNQSTVVAANFETNNPFMVHQKCGIRLVYEQDDGWYYKKLWPGIGMIHLNRDEEDDAPASGWLTQVDGCVKWEKFILHIQEESTLVLRNKIESVLPRYLEALNHYSATYKFNLRGGPAWFKHCFRFLDTMPAECWGLRTEIPQNLYKSKKWMGFAIYASTAEKVRHILEENEEVNYRIYLQLGIGKSFKRVSRELEHFKSSSEEHHQLLIFYIPRAEIPEELFTPTSSTTEMLISFRVDSPYVKFQIGGMRVVYQEDMQEFAQTIIKCMEREDSLEFYDTLVVKDLIALMRSQRYHLERISDAKGPDFRTRQEKKFELLSQKYRNWDWSDPRPVVCNFWGAELSKWKRFMHFKEGNSAEIQLPANLFDDANWLGIVVCAFNLVSPKEPSLRSSTTTDAEYNVLTCRLDSGVALDSLHDLVFQECFNLLEYAFNNTLFHYLPHGGKCYNESWRQRKLARATFSSSSSFLEVYSCGLRLVYKEDVELLVETLTSCHLP from the exons ATGACCACCAAAACagatctttcttcttcttcttcatttcctAAATTGACATACGATGTGTTCCTCAGTTTCAGAGGTAAAGATACCCGCACAAATTTCACAGACCATCTCTATACCGCTCTCAATCAGAAAGGAATAAACACATTTAGAGATGatgaagaacttgagagaggGGAATCAATTGGTCCAAATCTCTTGAAAGCAATTAAAGAATCAAGATATGTTATTGTGGTTTTTTCCCAAAATTACGCCGATTCTTCGTGGTGTTTGGATGAGCTTGCAAAGGTCGGTAAATGCATGAAAAAAAGGGGACAAAAAGTCCTTCCAGTGTTCTACCATGTTGATCCATCCGTGGTACGAAGACAAACAGGGGAGCACTTTGGGAAAGCATTTGAGAAGCATCAAAAGCGGCATCCAGACAAAGTGAAGGGCTGGAAAGACGCTCTTGCTGATGTAGGCAATCTCTCTGGATGGCATCTGAAAGATGG GTATGAATCCAAAGTCATTCAAGAAATTGTTGAAAAGATTTTCACCGAGTTAAATCAAATAATCCCAACACCTGAGGGTTTAGTTGGAATGGATTCTCACCTGAATGAAATGCTTTCGTACTTAGACATTGGGTGTCCTGATGTTCGTATCATAGGGATTTGTGGTATGGGTGGTATCGGTAAGACAACCATTGCAGATGTGGTTTTTAAAAGGGTACAGGCTCAGTTTGAAGGTTGCATCTTTCTTGAGAATGTTAGAGAGGAAATTGAAAAGCAAGGTGCAGTTCATTTACAAGAGAAACTTCTTTCGAATTTGCTGAAATGTAGTGTAAATTTACAGACCACTAAAATGGGAAAAGATACAATCAGGCATAGACTATGTACTAAAAAGGTTCTTCTCATTCTTGATGATGTGGATCAAGAAGAACAATTGGAAGCATTGTGCAATCGCACTTGGTTTGGTCCAGAGAGTAGAATCATCATAACTTGTAGAGATGAACATTTGCTCAGTATAGTTGAAGGAGACAAAGTATATAAGGTGAATCCATTAAGTGATGCTGAAGCTCTTCAGCTTTTCAGTATGAAAGCCTTCAAGAAAGACCAGCTGGTTGGAGAAGAAATTCTGAAGCTATCCAAAGAATTGTTAAAATATGCTAATGGCCTTCCACTAGCTATTGAAGTTTTGGGTGGTCTTGTTAAGGGTAGAGGGGTAGAGTTATGGTCAAGTGCATTGGAAAGACTTAAAGAAAATCctgataaaaaaattattaaagttCTCAAGGTTAGTTATGATGGATTAGAACCAAGGGAACAGAAAATTTTTTTGGACATTGCATGTTTCCTTAAAGGGGTGAGCATAGATCGTGTAAGAAGAATACTACAGGGTAGTAATGACTACTGTCCAGACTTTGATATAAAGGTTCTCCTGGACAAATCTATGGTAACGAAATTTGGAAAAAAATTGTGGATGCATGATTTGATACAAGAAATGGGTTGGGAAGTTGTTCGTCAAGAATATCCTAATAATCCTGAAAAACGTAGAAGATTGTGGCTTCCAGAGGAGATTTTCCATGTACTTGATCGGAGTAAG GCGACGAGTGCAGTTGAAAGCATATTCCTCCAATGTCCAATAGAAGACGATGTTGTTCACTCAATTGATACCTTCTCAAATATGGACAGATTGAGATTGCTCAAGATTTGGAAAGTGAAGTTTTCCGGAAACATCACATATCTTTCTAATGAGTTACAGTATCTTGATTGGCATGAGTGCCCTTTGGATTCCTTCCCATCAGACTTCCAACCGGATAAACTTGTTGAACTTCACATGTGTATTAGTAGCATCAAACAACTATGGAGGGGGAAAAAG GGATGGAGCATGCTACGACATTTAGATCTGACTGGTTCACAATACTTGATGTCGACTCCAGACTTCACTGAGGTTCCTAATCTTGAAACGTTGGTGCTTCCATTATGTACAAGCTTGGTGAAGGTTCACCCGTCTCTTGGATTTCTGAAGAAACTTGTCTCTTTGAATATGACATTCTGCGTGTCTATTGAGAGCATTCCACCTTTCACTTCCTTGGAATGCCTTCAAATATTGAGGCTTTCATTCTGTTTGGGACTGAAGAAGTTTCCAGAAATTGAAGGAAATATGAAAAGCTTGCTGGAGCTTCATTTGGATGGGACCAGGATTGAGGAATTGCCTCCATCAATTGAACGCTTGACTGGCCTTACCATGTTGAATCTAGCATACTGTAATAAGCTTTTGCATCTTCCCAATACCATTGGGTGCTTGACATCTTTGAAAAGTCTCAATCTAACAAGTTGCTCCAAAATTCATGAGATACCTGAGAATCTGAATGGTATGAAATGTCTGGAGAGGCTTTGCATTGGTGGAACTTCCATAAGGAAGTTATCTTTCATTGTATGCATGAAGAATCTACAGTATCTATCCTGCCGAGGATGTACATGTCTAGTTTCAGAATCATTTAAAGTTCTGGCTTCGTTATCGAATTTGACAGAGCTAGACTTGAGTTGTTGCAATCTGATGGATGGAGCATTTCTCAATGATTTTGGCAGCCTAATCTCCTTGAGAGAGTTAGATTTAAGTGAAAATTGCTTTGTGCGATTACCTGAAAGTATCTCTCAAATCTCAAAGCTCGAGATTCTGCACTTGAATAATTGCAGACAGCTTCAATTGCTGCCCAAGAAGCTTCCGTTCCGTCTTCAACACGTGTATGCACATGATTGTACTTCACTGACGGATTACCCAAATCAAACCAGAGTATTGACTTCAATAGAGTCGGGAGTGACTACTATCAATTCCCTCCCTTCTTATGCACCTGGAGACCCGCAAGATTTCAGAACGTGGAGTTTTCCAACAGATGGCGGCGGATCTCCAGAGCTGCGATTGACACATGGGCACGCTGAGGGGAAACGAGTTGCTCGTATGTCACTACCAAATCCAGTGTATGGAACAGAAGTTGAA CTGCTTCCACCTTCAAAATTGCTTTTTACCTTGCATCCTGAGAATGAAATTCCAGAGTGGTTCAGCACTACATCTACCAGAAATCCCATATCAATCCAGATACCTTCAAATTTGGCAGATGATAATACCTGGAAGGGAGTTGCAGCGTGTGCTGTTTTCTCAGTCAAAAGACGTAATACAACTACTCTCTCCGTTACTGAACCGGATCCTGAATTTTCCAAATACTTGTATCAAATCAGAATGGAAACTGATGCTTTCAGTCTAAAACCATATGCGATTGACTGGGAAGAACAACTCCGCCCCCTTGGATCAAGTCCTCATCTGCTAATGATTTTCTATTTACCTAGTTTGGCTTTTCCAGAGCAGGGGTTGAATCAATCAACTGTGGTGGCGGCTAATTTTGAAACCAACAACCCATTCATGGTGCACCAGAAATGTGGAATTCGTCTAGTCTATGAGCAAGATGACGGATGGTATTATAAAAAATTATGGCCTGGGATTGGTATGATTCATCTGAATAGAGATGAGGAAGACGATGCACCGGCCTCTGGCTGGCTTACTCAAGTGGATGGATGTGTGAAATG GGAGAAATTCATTTTGCACATCCAAGAAGAATCCACACTTGTGCTGAGAAATAAGATTGAGTCTGTTCTTCCTAGATACCTTGAG GCATTAAACCATTATTCTGCAACGTATAAATTTAACCTCAGAGGAGGCCCAGCGTGGTTTAAGCATTGCTTTCGTTTCCTTGATACAATGCCAGCTGAGTGCTGGGGTTTGCGAACCGAGATTCCTCAGAATCTATACAAGAGCAAGAAGTGGATGGGATTTGCAATATACGCATCAACTGCAGAGAAAGTGCGGCATATACTAGAAGAAAACGAAGAGGTCAACTATCGTATTTATCTTCAACTCGGAATCGGTAAATCTTTTAAGAGGGTGTCCCGAGAACTTGAGCACTTCAAGTCATCATCAGAAGAACATCATCAACTTCTGATTTTTTACATACCGCGGGCAGAGATTCCCGAAGAGTTGTTCACTCCGACTTCATCAACAACTGAAATGCTCATTTCCTTCAGAGTCGACTCCCCTTATGTGAAGTTTCAAATAGGTGGGATGCGTGTTGTTTACCAGGAAGATATGCAAGAGTTTGCTCAGACAATTATCAAATGCATGGAAAGGGAAGATTCACTTGAATTTTACGATACGTTGGTGGTGAAAGATTTGATAGCGTTGATGCGATCGCAACGTTATCATTTAGAGCGGATTAGTGATGCAAAAGGACCGGATTTCAGAACCAGACAGGAGAAAAAGTTTGAACTGCTCTCTCAAAAATATAGAAATTGG GACTGGTCTGACCCTCGACCTGTTGTTTGCAACTTCTGGGGAGCTGAACTTTCCAAGTGGAAACGGTTCATGCATTTCAAGGAAGGCAACTCTGCAGAAATCCAACTGCCTGCCAATTTGTTCGATGATGCTAATTGGTTGGGGATTGTTGTATGTGCTTTTAATTTGGTGTCACCCAAAGAACCAAGCTTGAGGTCTAGCACTACTACTGATGCAGAGTATAATGTGCTTACCTGTCGTCTAGACTCTGGTGTTGCTTTGGACAGCTTACATGATCTCGTATTTCAGGAATGTTTCAATCTGTTGGAATATGCATTCAATAATACTTTGTTCCATTATCTACCGCACGGTGGTAAATGTTATAATGAGTCCTGGAGGCAACGCAAACTGGCGAGGGCAACTTTTTCGTCTTCCAGCTCATTCTTAGAAGTGTATAGTTGTGGCCTTCGTCTAGTATATAAGGAGGACGTTGAACTTCTTGTAGAGACACTGACCTCCTGCCATCTACCCTGA
- the LOC133741880 gene encoding uncharacterized protein LOC133741880 — translation MLPFRLQDLFPHSHHRHCVRHLHNNFKSDGHTGLELKQRLWAIARASTMTQYTKAMNDLAKVSFTAWQWCNDRPAVHWSRSHFDEILKCDVLLNNHSESFNKSILDARKKPIIPCLEEIRVACMVRLGNRRNSAPRWRSKVGPRIEKLLKKNAEWATEYRPVESSEWRFELHGRGVGCQTGVIAQHSVQLDLQSCTCRRWDLSGIPCGHAIAAIYSKGWSPEDFVSEWYTEKKFMEAYEVMLQPIAGAAEWEVIERPITPPLHQRQPGRPRTKRTKEPGEEPPAPGIEKLPRSHYTQVECGICGKKGHNKRTCVRRNEGANERVEPPVAEANVEMMCLINSSLQLRIKCRPRD, via the exons ATGTTACCTTTTCGGTTGCAGGATCTTTTTCCTCACTCACACCACAGGCATTGTGTGAGGCATTTGCACAATAATTTCAAATCAGATGGCCACACTGGTCTGGAGTTAAAGCAAAGGCTGTGGGCTATTGCACGAGCAAGTACCATGACACAATACACAAAGGCTATGAATGATTTGGCAAAAGTTTCATTCACAGCTTGGCAATGGTGTAATGATAGGCCTGCTGTTCACTGGTCCAGGTCTCACTTTGATGAGATCTTGAAATGTGATGTTCTGTTGAACAATCACAGTGAATCCTTCAATAAGAGTATCCTTGATGCTAGGAAGAAGCCAATAATACCATGTTTGGAGGAAATAAGGGTTGCATGTATGGTTAGGCTAGGAAATAGAAGGAACTCTGCACCAAGATGGAGGTCAAAGGTAGGACCCAGAATAGAGAAATTGTTGAAGAAAAATGCAGAATGGGCCACTGAGTACAGGCCAGTAGAATCAAGTGAATGGAGATTTGAATTGCATGGTAGAGGTGTAGGCTGTCAAACTGGAGTGATTGCTCAACATTCAGTACAGTTGGATTTGCAGAGCTGCACATGTAGAAGGTGGGATTTGTCAGGAATCCCATGTGGACATGCAATAGCAGCTATCTACTCAAAGGGATGGTCTCCAGAAGATTTTGTATCTGAATGGTACACTGAGAAGAAATTTATGGAGGCATATGAGGTGATGCTGCAACCAATTGCTGGAGCTGCTGAATGGGAAGTTATAGAGAGACCCATAACACCACCACTTCACCAAAGGCAACCAGGAAGGCCCAGAACCAAGAGGACTAAGGAACCAG GTGAAGAGCCACCAGCTCCTGGAATTGAAAAATTGCCAAGGAGCCATTATACTCAAGTGGAGTGTGGGATATGTGGAAAGAAAGGACATAACAAGAGAACTTGTGTGCGAAGAAATGAG GGTGCCAATGAAAGAGTTGAACCACCTGTGGCAGAAGCTAATGTTGAAATGATGTGCTTGATCAACAGCAGCCTGCAGCTGAGGATCAAATGCCGACCCAGGGACTGA
- the LOC133741929 gene encoding TMV resistance protein N-like isoform X2 — MTTKTDLSSSSSFPKLTYDVFLSFRGKDTRTNFTDHLYTALNQKGINTFRDDEELERGESIGPNLLKAIKESRYVIVVFSQNYADSSWCLDELAKVGKCMKKRGQKVLPVFYHVDPSVVRRQTGEHFGKAFEKHQKRHPDKVKGWKDALADVGNLSGWHLKDGYESKVIQEIVEKIFTELNQIIPTPEGLVGMDSHLNEMLSYLDIGCPDVRIIGICGMGGIGKTTIADVVFKRVQAQFEGCIFLENVREEIEKQGAVHLQEKLLSNLLKCSVNLQTTKMGKDTIRHRLCTKKVLLILDDVDQEEQLEALCNRTWFGPESRIIITCRDEHLLSIVEGDKVYKVNPLSDAEALQLFSMKAFKKDQLVGEEILKLSKELLKYANGLPLAIEVLGGLVKGRGVELWSSALERLKENPDKKIIKVLKVSYDGLEPREQKIFLDIACFLKGVSIDRVRRILQGSNDYCPDFDIKVLLDKSMVTKFGKKLWMHDLIQEMGWEVVRQEYPNNPEKRRRLWLPEEIFHVLDRSKATSAVESIFLQCPIEDDVVHSIDTFSNMDRLRLLKIWKVKFSGNITYLSNELQYLDWHECPLDSFPSDFQPDKLVELHMCISSIKQLWRGKKGWSMLRHLDLTGSQYLMSTPDFTEVPNLETLVLPLCTSLVKVHPSLGFLKKLVSLNMTFCVSIESIPPFTSLECLQILRLSFCLGLKKFPEIEGNMKSLLELHLDGTRIEELPPSIERLTGLTMLNLAYCNKLLHLPNTIGCLTSLKSLNLTSCSKIHEIPENLNGMKCLERLCIGGTSIRKLSFIVCMKNLQYLSCRGCTCLVSESFKVLASLSNLTELDLSCCNLMDGAFLNDFGSLISLRELDLSENCFVRLPESISQISKLEILHLNNCRQLQLLPKKLPFRLQHVYAHDCTSLTDYPNQTRVLTSIESGVTTINSLPSYAPGDPQDFRTWSFPTDGGGSPELRLTHGHAEGKRVARMSLPNPVYGTEVELLPPSKLLFTLHPENEIPEWFSTTSTRNPISIQIPSNLADDNTWKGVAACAVFSVKRRNTTTLSVTEPDPEFSKYLYQIRMETDAFSLKPYAIDWEEQLRPLGSSPHLLMIFYLPSLAFPEQGLNQSTVVAANFETNNPFMVHQKCGIRLVYEQDDGWYYKKLWPGIGMIHLNRDEEDDAPASGWLTQVDGCVKWEKFILHIQEESTLVLRNKIESVLPRYLEALNHYSATYKFNLRGGPAWFKHCFRFLDTMPAECWGLRTEIPQNLYKSKKWMGFAIYASTAEKVRHILEENEEVNYRIYLQLGIGKSFKRVSRELEHFKSSSEEHHQLLIFYIPRAEIPEELFTPTSSTTEMLISFRVDSPYVKFQIGGMRVVYQEDMQEFAQTIIKCMEREDSLEFYDTLVVKDLIALMRSQRYHLERISDAKGPDFRTRQEKKFELLSQKYRNWDWSDPRPVVCNFWGAELSKWKRFMHFKEGNSAEIQLPANLFDDANWLGIVVCAFNLVSPKEPSLRNVSICWNMHSIILCSIIYRTVVNVIMSPGGNANWRGQLFRLPAHS, encoded by the exons ATGACCACCAAAACagatctttcttcttcttcttcatttcctAAATTGACATACGATGTGTTCCTCAGTTTCAGAGGTAAAGATACCCGCACAAATTTCACAGACCATCTCTATACCGCTCTCAATCAGAAAGGAATAAACACATTTAGAGATGatgaagaacttgagagaggGGAATCAATTGGTCCAAATCTCTTGAAAGCAATTAAAGAATCAAGATATGTTATTGTGGTTTTTTCCCAAAATTACGCCGATTCTTCGTGGTGTTTGGATGAGCTTGCAAAGGTCGGTAAATGCATGAAAAAAAGGGGACAAAAAGTCCTTCCAGTGTTCTACCATGTTGATCCATCCGTGGTACGAAGACAAACAGGGGAGCACTTTGGGAAAGCATTTGAGAAGCATCAAAAGCGGCATCCAGACAAAGTGAAGGGCTGGAAAGACGCTCTTGCTGATGTAGGCAATCTCTCTGGATGGCATCTGAAAGATGG GTATGAATCCAAAGTCATTCAAGAAATTGTTGAAAAGATTTTCACCGAGTTAAATCAAATAATCCCAACACCTGAGGGTTTAGTTGGAATGGATTCTCACCTGAATGAAATGCTTTCGTACTTAGACATTGGGTGTCCTGATGTTCGTATCATAGGGATTTGTGGTATGGGTGGTATCGGTAAGACAACCATTGCAGATGTGGTTTTTAAAAGGGTACAGGCTCAGTTTGAAGGTTGCATCTTTCTTGAGAATGTTAGAGAGGAAATTGAAAAGCAAGGTGCAGTTCATTTACAAGAGAAACTTCTTTCGAATTTGCTGAAATGTAGTGTAAATTTACAGACCACTAAAATGGGAAAAGATACAATCAGGCATAGACTATGTACTAAAAAGGTTCTTCTCATTCTTGATGATGTGGATCAAGAAGAACAATTGGAAGCATTGTGCAATCGCACTTGGTTTGGTCCAGAGAGTAGAATCATCATAACTTGTAGAGATGAACATTTGCTCAGTATAGTTGAAGGAGACAAAGTATATAAGGTGAATCCATTAAGTGATGCTGAAGCTCTTCAGCTTTTCAGTATGAAAGCCTTCAAGAAAGACCAGCTGGTTGGAGAAGAAATTCTGAAGCTATCCAAAGAATTGTTAAAATATGCTAATGGCCTTCCACTAGCTATTGAAGTTTTGGGTGGTCTTGTTAAGGGTAGAGGGGTAGAGTTATGGTCAAGTGCATTGGAAAGACTTAAAGAAAATCctgataaaaaaattattaaagttCTCAAGGTTAGTTATGATGGATTAGAACCAAGGGAACAGAAAATTTTTTTGGACATTGCATGTTTCCTTAAAGGGGTGAGCATAGATCGTGTAAGAAGAATACTACAGGGTAGTAATGACTACTGTCCAGACTTTGATATAAAGGTTCTCCTGGACAAATCTATGGTAACGAAATTTGGAAAAAAATTGTGGATGCATGATTTGATACAAGAAATGGGTTGGGAAGTTGTTCGTCAAGAATATCCTAATAATCCTGAAAAACGTAGAAGATTGTGGCTTCCAGAGGAGATTTTCCATGTACTTGATCGGAGTAAG GCGACGAGTGCAGTTGAAAGCATATTCCTCCAATGTCCAATAGAAGACGATGTTGTTCACTCAATTGATACCTTCTCAAATATGGACAGATTGAGATTGCTCAAGATTTGGAAAGTGAAGTTTTCCGGAAACATCACATATCTTTCTAATGAGTTACAGTATCTTGATTGGCATGAGTGCCCTTTGGATTCCTTCCCATCAGACTTCCAACCGGATAAACTTGTTGAACTTCACATGTGTATTAGTAGCATCAAACAACTATGGAGGGGGAAAAAG GGATGGAGCATGCTACGACATTTAGATCTGACTGGTTCACAATACTTGATGTCGACTCCAGACTTCACTGAGGTTCCTAATCTTGAAACGTTGGTGCTTCCATTATGTACAAGCTTGGTGAAGGTTCACCCGTCTCTTGGATTTCTGAAGAAACTTGTCTCTTTGAATATGACATTCTGCGTGTCTATTGAGAGCATTCCACCTTTCACTTCCTTGGAATGCCTTCAAATATTGAGGCTTTCATTCTGTTTGGGACTGAAGAAGTTTCCAGAAATTGAAGGAAATATGAAAAGCTTGCTGGAGCTTCATTTGGATGGGACCAGGATTGAGGAATTGCCTCCATCAATTGAACGCTTGACTGGCCTTACCATGTTGAATCTAGCATACTGTAATAAGCTTTTGCATCTTCCCAATACCATTGGGTGCTTGACATCTTTGAAAAGTCTCAATCTAACAAGTTGCTCCAAAATTCATGAGATACCTGAGAATCTGAATGGTATGAAATGTCTGGAGAGGCTTTGCATTGGTGGAACTTCCATAAGGAAGTTATCTTTCATTGTATGCATGAAGAATCTACAGTATCTATCCTGCCGAGGATGTACATGTCTAGTTTCAGAATCATTTAAAGTTCTGGCTTCGTTATCGAATTTGACAGAGCTAGACTTGAGTTGTTGCAATCTGATGGATGGAGCATTTCTCAATGATTTTGGCAGCCTAATCTCCTTGAGAGAGTTAGATTTAAGTGAAAATTGCTTTGTGCGATTACCTGAAAGTATCTCTCAAATCTCAAAGCTCGAGATTCTGCACTTGAATAATTGCAGACAGCTTCAATTGCTGCCCAAGAAGCTTCCGTTCCGTCTTCAACACGTGTATGCACATGATTGTACTTCACTGACGGATTACCCAAATCAAACCAGAGTATTGACTTCAATAGAGTCGGGAGTGACTACTATCAATTCCCTCCCTTCTTATGCACCTGGAGACCCGCAAGATTTCAGAACGTGGAGTTTTCCAACAGATGGCGGCGGATCTCCAGAGCTGCGATTGACACATGGGCACGCTGAGGGGAAACGAGTTGCTCGTATGTCACTACCAAATCCAGTGTATGGAACAGAAGTTGAA CTGCTTCCACCTTCAAAATTGCTTTTTACCTTGCATCCTGAGAATGAAATTCCAGAGTGGTTCAGCACTACATCTACCAGAAATCCCATATCAATCCAGATACCTTCAAATTTGGCAGATGATAATACCTGGAAGGGAGTTGCAGCGTGTGCTGTTTTCTCAGTCAAAAGACGTAATACAACTACTCTCTCCGTTACTGAACCGGATCCTGAATTTTCCAAATACTTGTATCAAATCAGAATGGAAACTGATGCTTTCAGTCTAAAACCATATGCGATTGACTGGGAAGAACAACTCCGCCCCCTTGGATCAAGTCCTCATCTGCTAATGATTTTCTATTTACCTAGTTTGGCTTTTCCAGAGCAGGGGTTGAATCAATCAACTGTGGTGGCGGCTAATTTTGAAACCAACAACCCATTCATGGTGCACCAGAAATGTGGAATTCGTCTAGTCTATGAGCAAGATGACGGATGGTATTATAAAAAATTATGGCCTGGGATTGGTATGATTCATCTGAATAGAGATGAGGAAGACGATGCACCGGCCTCTGGCTGGCTTACTCAAGTGGATGGATGTGTGAAATG GGAGAAATTCATTTTGCACATCCAAGAAGAATCCACACTTGTGCTGAGAAATAAGATTGAGTCTGTTCTTCCTAGATACCTTGAG GCATTAAACCATTATTCTGCAACGTATAAATTTAACCTCAGAGGAGGCCCAGCGTGGTTTAAGCATTGCTTTCGTTTCCTTGATACAATGCCAGCTGAGTGCTGGGGTTTGCGAACCGAGATTCCTCAGAATCTATACAAGAGCAAGAAGTGGATGGGATTTGCAATATACGCATCAACTGCAGAGAAAGTGCGGCATATACTAGAAGAAAACGAAGAGGTCAACTATCGTATTTATCTTCAACTCGGAATCGGTAAATCTTTTAAGAGGGTGTCCCGAGAACTTGAGCACTTCAAGTCATCATCAGAAGAACATCATCAACTTCTGATTTTTTACATACCGCGGGCAGAGATTCCCGAAGAGTTGTTCACTCCGACTTCATCAACAACTGAAATGCTCATTTCCTTCAGAGTCGACTCCCCTTATGTGAAGTTTCAAATAGGTGGGATGCGTGTTGTTTACCAGGAAGATATGCAAGAGTTTGCTCAGACAATTATCAAATGCATGGAAAGGGAAGATTCACTTGAATTTTACGATACGTTGGTGGTGAAAGATTTGATAGCGTTGATGCGATCGCAACGTTATCATTTAGAGCGGATTAGTGATGCAAAAGGACCGGATTTCAGAACCAGACAGGAGAAAAAGTTTGAACTGCTCTCTCAAAAATATAGAAATTGG GACTGGTCTGACCCTCGACCTGTTGTTTGCAACTTCTGGGGAGCTGAACTTTCCAAGTGGAAACGGTTCATGCATTTCAAGGAAGGCAACTCTGCAGAAATCCAACTGCCTGCCAATTTGTTCGATGATGCTAATTGGTTGGGGATTGTTGTATGTGCTTTTAATTTGGTGTCACCCAAAGAACCAAGCTTGAG GAATGTTTCAATCTGTTGGAATATGCATTCAATAATACTTTGTTCCATTATCTACCGCACGGTGGTAAATGTTATAATGAGTCCTGGAGGCAACGCAAACTGGCGAGGGCAACTTTTTCGTCTTCCAGCTCATTCTTAG